From Salvia splendens isolate huo1 chromosome 3, SspV2, whole genome shotgun sequence, a single genomic window includes:
- the LOC121795165 gene encoding ABC transporter A family member 1-like, with protein MGERENMRCWRRQLMAMLRKNWLLKIRNPFVTCAEILLPTIVLLLLVAIRSKVDTTLHPPQAYISKDMLVEVGKSDMSAPFSQVLELLCANDEYLAFAPDTKETWMMINLLSIKFPLLRVASKVYIDEEDLETYIRSDSYGVFDKVRNYTNPKIRGAVVFHAQGPQVFDYSIRLNHTWAFSGFPDVKSIMDVNGPYLNDLELGVNPIPIMQYSISGFLTLQQVMDSFIIFAGQQQMDNSEIEELSSSSPNSTLLDTRISTFWTQFSPSNIRLVPFPTPEYTDDEFQSIVKRVMGVLYLLGFLFPISRLIGYSVYEKEQKIKEGLYMMGLRENMFNISWFLTYALQFAISSGIITLCTMGTLFKYSDKSLVFVYFFCFGLSSITLSFLISTFFTRAKTAIAVGTLAFLAAFFPYYSVDDESVSMLFKVLASFLSPTAFALGSVNFADYERAHVGLRWNNIWRGSSGVCFLVCLLMMMFDTFLYCAIGLYLDKVLHKEYKTRSSWSSMLFKHFSRKKNTNEEFSSSSLVKLIDSNSTEDAGISGKDSYKPAVEAVSLEMKQQELDGRCIQIRNLHKVYTSKKASCCAVNSLQMTLYENQILALLGHNGAGKSTTMSMLVGLIQPTSGDALVFGKSILTDMDEIRQSLGVCPQYDILFPELTVKEHLEFFANIKGVNEDCLENVAIEMAEEVGLADKISTHVRALSGGMRRKLSLGIALIGNSKVIILDEPTSGMDPYSMRLTWQMIKRKKKGRIILLTTHSMDEADALGDRIAIMANGSLKCCGSSFYLKQHYGVGYTLTLVKTTPTASAAADIVYSHIPSATCVSDVGNEISFKLPLASSSSFESMFREIESCMQRSSPNLENPNYGRSDFLGIESYGISITTLEEVFLRVAGGDFDETECPVNENPHDTPDKHVGQLTENNASERMSNTKLSKNYANIIGFMFSAMGKACTLFLETTLNVIKFLTMQCCCFGVLSRSTFWRHSKALLIKRAVSSRRDQKTIVFQLIIPAIFLLLGILMIKLKPHPDQQSITFTTSYFNPLLTGGGGGGPIPFDLSLHISKEVSEHVHGGWIQKYKETTYRFPDSEKALSDAIEAAGATLGPILLSMSEYLMSSFNETYESRYGAVVMDKQSGDGSLGYTVLHNSTCQHGGPTFINLINSAILRLATLNENMTIQTRNHPLPMTESQLQQHHDLDAFEVAVVVTMAFSFIPASFAVAIVKEREVKAKHQQLISGVSILSYWASTYFWDFVSFLFPSSFSILLFYIFGLEQFIGRESFFSTVLMFLGYGLSIASSTYCLTFFFSEHSMAQNVVLLVHFFTGLILMVISFIMGLIASTAQANSLLKNFFRLSPGFCFADGLASLALMRQGMKEGSGDSVFDWNVTGASICYLAAEGIVYFVITLCLEVLLPLKINFGTASNLWMRIRRSLTPHSSSLEPLLTSTMGENSSLEEDNDVRAERERVLSSGVDSAVIYLRNLRKVYPGEKQLGPKIAVHSLTFSVHEGECFGFLGTNGAGKTTTLSMLSGEEYPSDGTAYIFGKDIRSNPKAARQHIGYCPQFDALLEFVTAREHLELYARIKGVPEYELENVVMENLVEFDLLKHADKPSYALSGGNKRKLSVAIAMIGNPPIVILDEPSTGMDPIAKRFMWEVLSRLSTRRGKTAVILTTHSMNEAQALCTRIGIMVGGKLRCIGSPQHLKNRFGNHLELEVKPTEVSSLELDVMCQTIQEKLFNMNSPPRSILNDLEGCIGRADSSAAETVAEISLSNETIVAIARWLGNEERVHTLVSANRDSRGAFGEQLSEQLLRDGGIQLPLFSEWWLTKEKFAAIDTFVQSSFPGATYQSCDGLSVKYQLPYYEDLSLADVFGHMERNRNALGISEYSVSQSTLETIFNHFATNP; from the exons GTGGCAAGCAAAGTTTATATAGATGAAGAAGATCTTGAGACATATATACGTTCAGATTCGTATGGTGTTTTTGACAAAGTGAG AAATTATACAAATCCAAAAATCAGAGGAGCAGTTGTGTTTCATGCTCAAGGTCCTCAGGTGTTTGACTATAGCATACGCTTGAACCACACATGGGCTTTTTCAGGATTTCCTGATGTTAAATCCATTATGGACGTGAATGGTCCTTATCTCAATGACTTGGAACTAGGGGTGAATCCAATACCAATAATGCAGTACAGCATCAGCGGATTTTTAACT CTTCAACAAGTCATGGATTCATTTATAATATTTGCTGGACAACAACAAATGGATAACTCGGAAATTGAAGAGCTATCATCATCATCTCCGAACTCAACTTTATTGGACACACGAATCAGCACCTTCTGGACGCAGTTTAGCCCTTCAAATATAAGACTTGTCCCATTTCCAACTCCTGAGTACACAGATGATGAATTTCAGTCCATTGTCAAGAGAGTTATGGGAGTGCT GTACCTATTGGGATTTCTCTTTCCAATATCCCGACTGATTGGTTATTCTGTTTATGAAAAG GAGCAGAAAATCAAGGAAGGTCTCTACATGATGGGTCTCAGAGAAAATATGTTTAATATCTCATGGTTTCTTACATATGCACTGCAG TTTGCCATCTCTTCCGGAATCATCACTCTTTGCACAATGGGGACACTTTTCAAGTACAGTGACAAGTCTCTGGTGTTTGTATACTTCTTCTGTTTTGGACTGAGCTCAATAACACTGTCATTTCTAATCTCTACATTCTTCACACGGGCAAAAACTGCAATAGCTGTTGGGACACTTGCTTTTCTTGCAGCTTTTTTTCCATATTATTCTGTGGATGACGAGTCGGTTTCTAT GCTCTTTAAGGTCTTGGCATCTTTTCTTTCACCCACCGCATTTGCCTTGGGCTCAGTTAACTTTGCCGACTATGAACGTGCTCATGTTGGACTCCGTTGGAATAACATCTGGCGG GGCTCTTCTGGGGTTTGTTTTTTGGTCTGTCTTCTGATGATGATGTTCGACACTTTCTTATATTGTGCAATTGGTCTATATTTAGACAAG GTTCTCCATAAGGAATATAAAACGCGCAGTTCTTGGAGTTCTATGTTATTTAAGCACTTTTCAAGGAAGAAGAATACAAATGAAGAGTTCTCTTCCAGTTCACTTGTTAAATTAATTGATAGCAACTCTACTGAAGATGCTGGTATTTCTGGAAAAGATTCATATAAACCAGCTGTCGAAGCAGTAAGTCTCGAAATGAAGCAGCAAGAACTTGATGGGAG ATGTATTCAGATAAGGAATTTGCACAAGGTGTACACTTCTAAGAAGGCAAGCTGCTGTGCTGTCAATTCTTTACAGATGACACTATATGAAAATCAAATACTAGCTCTTTTAG GACATAATGGAGCTGGTAAAAGCACAACAATGTCGATGCTTGTAGGCCTTATCCAACCTACCTCTGGAGATGCATTAGTTTTTGGAAAGAGCATCTTAACTGACATG GACGAAATACGGCAGAGTTTGGGTGTATGTCCTCAGTATGACATTCTTTTTCCAGAATTGACT GTGAAGGAGCACCTTGAATTTTTTGCTAATATAAAGGGAGTTAATGAAGATTGTCTGGAGAATGTTGCAATTGAAATGGCTGAAGAA GTTGGTTTGGCAGACAAAATCAGTACTCATGTAAGGGCTCTTTCTGGAGGCATGAGGAGGAAGTTATCTCTGGGCATTGCACTAATTGGAAACAGCAAG GTTATTATCCTTGATGAGCCTACAAGTGGAATGGATCCGTACTCAATGCGGTTGACATGGCAGATgatcaaaagaaaaaagaaggggAGAATAATACTACTAACTACTCACTCCATGGATGAGGCCGATGCACTAGGAGATCGGATAGCTATCATGGCTAACGGTTCTCTAAAATGTTGCGGAAG TTCCTTTTACTTAAAGCAGCACTATGGAGTTGGTTATACTCTCACCCTCGTGAAG ACTACACCAACTGCCTCTGCAGCTGCTGATATTGTTTACAGTCACATTCCATCAGCAACATGTGTGAGCGAT GTTGGTAACGAGATCTCATTCAAACTCCCTCTTGCATCCTCATCATCCTTTGAGAGCATGTTCCGTGAAATAGAAAGCTGCATGCAGAGATCAAGCCCGAACCTTGAGAATCCCAACTATGGAAGGAGTGATTTTCTTGGCATTGAGAGCTACGGTATCTCTATCACAACACTAGAGGAAGTGTTTCTAAGAGTTGCTGGAGGTGATTTTGATGAAACAGAGTGCCCGGTTAATGAGAATCCTCATGATACACCTGACAAACATGTTGGACAACTTACCGAAAATAATGCTTCAGAAAGGATGTCTAACACCAAACTCTCTAAAAATTATGCCAATATTATTGGCTTCATGTTCTCTGCAATGGGAAAAGCTTGTACTCTTTTTCTGGAAACTACTCTAAATGTTATAAAGTTCCTGACGATGCAATGCTGTTGCTTCGGTGTACTTTCAAGGTCTACTTTCTGGAGGCACTCAAAAGCATTATTGATAAAGAGAGCTGTTTCTTCTCGGAGGGATCAAAAGACAATTGTTTTTCAGCTTATAATTCCTGCAATCTTCTTGCTTTTGGGTATTCTTATGATAAAGCTTAAGCCTCATCCTGACCAGCAATCAATAACGTTCACAACCTCATACTTCAATCCTTTACTAACTGGCGGAGGTGGAGGCGGTCCAATCCCTTTTGATCTATCCTTGCACATTTCAAAAGAG GTTTCGGAGCATGTACATGGAGGTTGGAtccaaaaatataaagaaactACTTATAGGTTTCCTGATTCAGAGAAGGCATTGTCTGATGCTATTGAAGCTGCAGGGGCAACCCTAGGCCCCATTTTACTTTCAATGAGCGAATATCTCATGTCTAGCTTTAATGAAACCTACGAGTCAAG GTATGGAGCAGTTGTGATGGATAAACAGAGTGGAGATGGGAGTCTAGGATATACTGTTCTTCACAACAGTACTTGTCAGCATGGTGGTCCGACATTTATTAATTTGATAAATTCAGCAATACTGAGGCTAGCTACTCTTAATGAGAATATGACAATTCAAACACGTAATCACCCATTGCCCATGACAGAGAGTCAGCTTCAGCAACACCAT GATCTGGATGCATTTGAAGTTGCCGTGGTTGTTACTATGGCCTTCTCCTTCATTCCTGCTTCATTTGCTGTGGCTATTGTTAAG GAACGTGAAGTAAAAGCTAAGCATCAACAACTTATCAGTGGG GTATCTATACTGTCATATTGGGCTTCAACATACTTTTGGGACTTTGTCAGCTTCTTATttccttcatctttttccaTACTCCTCTTCTACATATTCG GTCTAGAGCAATTCATTGGGAGGGAATCTTTCTTCTCGACTGTCCTCATGTTCTTGGGATATGGATTATCAATAGCATCATCTACTTATTGTctcacttttttcttttctgagcATAGCATGGCACAG AATGTTGTCCTCTTGGTGCATTTTTTCACTGGCCTTATTCTCATGGTTATATCTTTCATAATGGGGCTTATAGCATCAACAGCACAAGCCAATTCTCTTCTCAAG AACTTCTTCAGATTGTCTCCTGGGTTCTGCTTTGCGGATGGGCTAGCATCTTTAGCTCTTATGCGACAGGGGATGAAAGAGGGATCTGGCGACAGTGTTTTTGACTGGAATGTCACTGGTGCCTCTATATGCTATTTGGCTGCTGAG GGCATCGTTTACTTTGTCATCACACTATGCCTTGAAGTTCTGCTGCCTTTAAAGATAAATTTTGGAACAGCTTCCAACTTGTGGATGAGAATAAGAAGATCTCTTACTCCTCATAGTTCCTCCCTAGAACCTCTTCTTACATCAACAATGGGAGAAAATTCCAGTCTTGAGGAGGACAATGATGTACGTGCagaaagagagagagtactcTCCAGTGGAGTTGATAGTGCTGTTATCTACCTTCGTAATCTTCGAAAG GTGTATCCAGGAGAGAAGCAGCTTGGTCCTAAAATTGCTGTTCACTCATTGACTTTCTCAGTACACGAGGGAGAGTGTTTTGGGTTCCTAGGAACTAACGGAGCGGGAAAAACAACTACTTTGTCAATGCTGTCTG GTGAAGAATATCCCAGTGATGGAACTGCATATATTTTTGGTAAAGATATAAGATCAAACCCAAAGGCTGCTCGTCAGCAT ATTGGGTATTGCCCTCAATTTGATGCTCTGCTTGAGTTTGTTACTGCCCGGGAACACCTTGAACTCTATGCTAGAATAAAAGGAGTTCCAGAGTATGAGCTTGAAAAT GTTGTCATGGAAAATTTAGTGGAATTTGACTTGTTAAAACATGCCGATAAGCCATCATATGCATTAAGTGGAGGGAACAAACGAAAGTTATCAGTTGCAATTGCGATGATTGGAAATCCTCCCATTGTCATTCTTGATGAGCCATCTACTG GAATGGATCCAATCGCCAAAAGATTCATGTGGGAAGTTCTATCGCGTTTATCAACCAGAAGAGGAAAGACGGCTGTTATACTCACTACCCACAGCATGAATGAAGCTCAAGCTCTCTGCACCAGGATCGGGATAATG GTTGGAGGCAAGCTCAGATGTATTGGGAGTCCACAGCATTTAAAAAATAGATTTGGCAATCATCTCGAGCTAGAG GTTAAACCTACTGAAGTAAGCTCTTTGGAATTAGATGTGATGTGCCAAACAATTCAAGAAAAGTTGTTTAACATGAATTCTCCGCCACGAAGTATACTCAATGACCTTGAAGGCTGCATAGGACGTGCAGACAGCAGTGCTGCTGAAACAGTGGCAGAAATCAGCTTATCGAATGAGACGATTGTGGCAATTGCGCGGTGGCTTGGCAATGAAGAACGAGTGCATACACTTGTGTCAGCAAATAGAGATTCTCGTGGGGCTTTTGGGGAACAGTTGTCAGAGCAGTTGCTCCGTGATG GAGGGATTCAACTGCCGCTATTTTCAGAGTGGTGGTTGACCAAAGAAAAATTTGCAGCAATTGATACATTCGTCCAATCCTCCTTTCCCGGCGCGACATACCAAAGCTGTGACGGGTTGAGTGTTAAATACCAG CTGCCATACTATGAAGATCTCTCACTTGCTGATGTTTTCGGACACATGGAAAGGAACAG AAACGCGCTTGGCATATCCGAGTATAGCGTCAGCCAATCTACACTGGAGACTATATTTAACCATTTTGCGACTAACCCATGA
- the LOC121793495 gene encoding heat stress transcription factor B-3-like: MMEAGEREKAVVEYLRKASPPPFLLKTYMLVEDPETDNVVSWNADGTAFVVWQPAEFARDLLPTLFKHSNFSSFVRQLNTYGFHKVATNRWEFSNDMFRKGERDQLCEIRRRKAWYNKPQQNVQAAPPQSKDDEQRSSSTSSSSEFTTLIDENRRLKQENGVLNSELAFMKKKCKQLLDLVEEAEAEAEEGPKLFGVRLGMKKRKRAHEISKTAAGMLIHANY; this comes from the exons ATGATGGAGGCAGGAGAGCGAGAGAAGGCGGTGGTGGAGTACTTGAGGAAAGCGTCGCCGCCGCCGTTCCTGCTGAAGACGTACATGCTGGTGGAGGATCCGGAGACGGACAACGTCGTATCGTGGAACGCCGATGGCACGGCTTTCGTGGTGTGGCAGCCGGCGGAGTTTGCTAGGGATTTGCTGCCTACCCTCTTCAAACACAGCAATTTCTCCAGCTTTGTTAGGCAGCTCAACACTTat GGTTTTCACAAAGTTGCAACCAACCGATGGGAGTTCAGCAACGACATGTTCCGGAAAGGTGAAAGGGACCAACTCTGTGAGATCCGCCGGAGAAAGGCGTGGTACAACAAGCCACAGCAGAATGTACAAGCAGCGCCGCCACAGTCGAAGGACGACGAGCAACGATCATCATCGACGTCATCCTCGTCGGAATTCACAACACTCATTGATGAGAACAGAAGGCTTAAGCAAGAGAATGGAGTCTTGAATTCGGAGCTGGCCTTCATGAAGAAGAAATGCAAACAACTTCTTGATTTggtggaggaggcggaggcAGAGGCGGAGGAAGGGCCAAAGCTTTTCGGAGTGAGATTGGGaatgaagaagagaaagaggGCTCATGAAATAAGTAAGACTGCTGCTGGAATGCTCATTCATGCAAATTATTGA